The window GTGTTGCGTCCTAGCGTGAATCACGAGCCCTCCGGAGTGACGTAGTGAGTTGTCGAAGACCCACAGCCTCACTCGGAGGGCTCACCTCACCGGGGGACCACCCACCCCAAACCGCCAGGGACAACGTCCCGGGTCATCACAGCTAGTCGTCTCGGGTCGGACGCCGCCGCTGCTTTTTCACCTCGCCGCGTTTGCGCTTGGTGTCGAGTCGCCGCCGCTGACTGCCACGGGTGGGCTTGGTCTTGCGTCGCCTGCGCTCGACCTTCCCCGCCGCGTCGAGACGTTCCTGGATCCGCTCCATCGCCAGGTTGCGGTTGCGCAGCTGGGAACGCTCGTCTTCGACCGTGACCCGCACGACGTCGCCGAGCTTGGCCGTGACCCGGGCCTTCAACGCCGCGGGCATCGACGGTGACTCGTCGATGCGAAATACCGCTTCGACCTTGGTGTTGGACCGGTTGGCATGCTGCCCACCCGGCCCGCCCGACGCCATGTAGCGAAACGACACCTCGTCCTCGGGCACCTGCCAGCTCGATGTCATGAGCCGGCGTCCTCGTCGAGATGATGGACCTCGTTGAACGACAGGAGCGACGGCGTGGCGCCTCGCATGGCGATCCGCGACACCGACGCCTGGGCGACGAAGCATCGCCACTGGGTGGCGATGCCGACGCCGAGCGACCAGGCCACGGCGGCCTTGATCGGCGAGACGTGGGTGACCACGACGATGTCTCGCTCGGTCGCCTCGTGGATCAGTTCGTCGAGCGCGGGCCATACGCGGGCCGCCAGGTCGTCGAGGCTCTCGCCGCCCTCCGGACGCCAGGCGGTGTCCGCCCGCCACGCCGCCCATGTGTCGGCGGGGACGTCGGCGACCGGCGTTCCTTCGAGCCGGCCGTAGTCGAGCTCGATCAGGCGTTCATCGATCTCGACCGGGAGACCGAACGCCGCTGCGGTCTCCCGGCACCGCGCCAATGGACTCGACACCACTCGATCGATACCGACCAGCATGCGGCCGATCGCGGCGGCCTGCCGCTCACCCAGATCATCCAGCCCGGGGTCCCGGCGACCGAGCAGCTCCCCCGACGCGTTCGCGACCGTGCGTCCGTGGCGAGCGATGATCAGCATCAGGCCATCTTCGGGAGTCGGCCGGTGCGTCGCAACTCGTCGAGATGCTCGGGTCGGGTCAGATCGAAGCGTCGCACCAGCCAGACGAGTGCCGCGACACCGGCGAGCTCGAGCAGCACGAGCACCGCCGGAGCCCGGTCGAACTCGGGCAACGGACGCTCCGCAATGCCGTCGAGACCGCCGACCGGCCACCAGAACAGATCGGTGCGGGTCCACGAGCCGGCGGCCACGAGGAAGACGAAGGTGCCGATCGGGATTCCCAGAAGGCGACGGCGCAGGATCCGGCGGCGCACGGTGACCGCCATCACCAGACTCATGAGGGCAACCGAGCCCAGCAGCGTGTGGAGGATGAGCGGCCGCCCGGTTGCCGCCTCCACCAGCGGCAGCACACCGCCGAGGGCGACGAAGCGGTAGTCGATGGCCGGGCTGTCGAAGACGAACAGCACCGTGAGCACAGCGGCGGCGATGAAGAAGAAGAACATCGGCGACCGACGACTCAGGTGATGACGATGCGTCCGCACTCGTTGCAGCTGAGCACGCTGTCGGAGGGCGCATGTTTCATGCGATCGAGTTCCATGGCCGGCATCGTGGACGGGCAGCCGACACAGTTGGATCCGTCGAAGCCGACCACGGTGGCCGATCCGAAGCCCGGGCGAAGCCGTTCGTACTCGGCGAGGTCGGCCTCGGAAACCTGGGCGACGGCCTCGGCCCGTGCGGTGACCACATCGGCGAGCAGGCCATCGACCTCGGCCTCGCTCACGGCCAACTCGGCCTCGAGCGTGGTGATCTGCTCCTCGACGCGCTCGAGCGAAGTCGTTGCGGCGGACTGCTCGCCGGCGAGCACCTCGGACTCCTCCATCGCTTCCAACGCCTGATCCTCGAGTTCGCCCTGCCGCGCCCGCAGTCCGGCGATCTCGTCCTGCAGCGGCTGGAGATCCTTCATCCCCACATCACCGCTGTAGAGACGCTTGTCGTCCTCGTCAGCCTTCGTCGCGAAGATCTGCGCTTCGTCCTCGAATCGTTTCTGGCGGTTGGCCACGTCCACCCGCCGGATTCCGAGCGACTCGATCTCGGCCTGAAGGGCAGCTCGGGTCGTCTGCGCCTCGTCGATCGCGTCGCGCGCCGGGAGCGTGGCGTGACGATGCCGAAGCTGCTCGGCCTCGGTGTCGAGCCGTTGGATGTCGAGAAGTCGGTGGTCGGTCATTCAGCCCGTCGTTGTCGTGGTCGTTGGCGATGTTGTCGTCGTGGTCGGCGCTGCGGTGGTCGTCGTGGTCGGCGCCGCCGTGGTCGTCGTGGTCGGCGCCGCCGTGGTGGTGGTGACCGGCGGCGTCGTCGTGGGTACCGGTGTCGTGGTGGTCACCGGCGTCGTGGTGGTGGTCGTCGTGGTGGTCGTGGTGGTTCGCGGAACGCAGACATCGAAGGTCCCGTCGCCATCCTGATCGAACGGATCGAGCAGCGCCGGGCAACGTCCGATCGAGGGATCGAAATTGAAGTCGCGATTCTCGCAATAGTCGACTTCGCCATCGCCGTCCTCGTCGATCTCGGCGCTCGAACTACCGCAGAGACTGTTGATCGCGTTGCTGTAGCGATCCTCCTCGTCGTCGGTGCGAACCCTCTGGCCTGACCTCGTCGGCGCGGGCGATTCGAAGGATCGTGCCTCGAGGTCGGCATGGTAGAACTCGTTGAACGCCGACCAGACCGCGGCCGGCAGGAAACCGCCGGTCACGCCACTCGTGTAGCCCAGCTCGGGAACCGTCACGCCCCGCATCTCCACCTCGGCGAGCGGGTTGCCGAACCACACGGCAGTTGCGAGATAGGGCGTGTAGCCGACGAACCAGGCGTTCTTGAACTCCTGACCGGTGCCGGTCTTGCCTGCTGCCGTCTGGCCGGTGATCTGCGCCCTGGTGCCGGTGCCGCCCTGCACGTTGTCCTCGAGGATCGAGGTGACCAGGCGTGCGGTCTGGGTCGACACCGCACGCGAGGGGTTCGGCTCGTTCGAGAACACGACATTGCCGGCTCGGTCCTCGACCCGTTCGATGAAGATCGGATCCACTTGGAGGCCGTCGTTGGCGAAGGTCGCGTAGGCCACGGCCATGTCGAGCGGGGTGACGTTGAGCGGCCCGAGTGGCATCGAGATCGGAACCGACGAGAGATCCGACGTGACGCCGAGCGCTCGCGCCGTGTCGGCCACGTTCGACAGGCCGACGATCTGGCCGAGTCGCAGATACGCACAGTTCGACGACGACAGTGTCTGGCTGCGAATGGTTCGCACCGACCCCGAGCTCCCGCCACCGAAGTTCGTGGCCC is drawn from Acidimicrobiales bacterium and contains these coding sequences:
- the arfB gene encoding alternative ribosome rescue aminoacyl-tRNA hydrolase ArfB, whose amino-acid sequence is MTSSWQVPEDEVSFRYMASGGPGGQHANRSNTKVEAVFRIDESPSMPAALKARVTAKLGDVVRVTVEDERSQLRNRNLAMERIQERLDAAGKVERRRRKTKPTRGSQRRRLDTKRKRGEVKKQRRRPTRDD
- a CDS encoding histidine phosphatase family protein, translating into MLIIARHGRTVANASGELLGRRDPGLDDLGERQAAAIGRMLVGIDRVVSSPLARCRETAAAFGLPVEIDERLIELDYGRLEGTPVADVPADTWAAWRADTAWRPEGGESLDDLAARVWPALDELIHEATERDIVVVTHVSPIKAAVAWSLGVGIATQWRCFVAQASVSRIAMRGATPSLLSFNEVHHLDEDAGS